Below is a window of Vibrio fortis DNA.
GATGCAAAACACATCTCTTCCGTCTCAATCGCAACAGCTACCTGCATTGTGTGGGCACGAGTCATTCTTTGACCAGTCTTTGCATCGTGGATTTCATAGTCGACACGCAGGCGGTTCTCCCACTCAGTGAGACGTGCCGTCACTTTGATCTCATGATTAAATGGGATCGCTTTAACATACTTCACTCGAGTATCAATGATTGGCCACATGTAGCCTGAATCCTTCATCTCAATATAGTTGTACTTTAGCTTGTCCATCATGACGCGT
It encodes the following:
- a CDS encoding acyl-CoA thioesterase — its product is MSDILHPLAAEVTIVTSFQDADPMGVIYHGNYFRFFEEARRVMMDKLKYNYIEMKDSGYMWPIIDTRVKYVKAIPFNHEIKVTARLTEWENRLRVDYEIHDAKTGQRMTRAHTMQVAVAIETEEMCFASPSAFTDKVEHWHQYGCLSEEQPFTAPNEKACHEST